The Panicum virgatum strain AP13 chromosome 5K, P.virgatum_v5, whole genome shotgun sequence genome has a window encoding:
- the LOC120706076 gene encoding 16.9 kDa class I heat shock protein 1, protein MSLVRRSNVFDPFSMDLWDPFDSMFRSVVPSSSSSDSDTAAFANARIDWKETPEAHVFKADLPGVKKEEVKVEVEDGNVLVISGQRSKEKEDKNDRWHRVERSSGQFMRRFRLPEDAKVEQVKAGLENGVLTVTVPKAEGKKPEVKSIQISG, encoded by the coding sequence ATGTCGCTCGTCAGGCGCAGCAACGTGTTCGACCCCTTCTCCATGGACCTCTGGGACCCCTTCGACAGCATGTTCCGCTCCGTCGtcccgtcgtcgtcctcctccgactccGACACCGCCGCCTTCGCCAACGCCCGCATCGACTGGAAGGAGACCCCCGAGGCGCACGTCTTCAAGGCCGACCTCCCCGGCGTCAAGAAGGAGGAGGtcaaggtggaggtggaggacggCAACGTGCTGGTCATCAGCGGCCAGCGCagcaaggagaaggaggacaaGAACGACAGGTGGCACCGCGTGGAGCGCAGCAGCGGCCAGTTCATGAGGCGCTTCCGCCTGCCTGAGGACGCCAAGGTGGAGCAGGTCAAGGCCGGGCTGGAGAACGGCGTGCTCACCGTCACCGTGCCCAAGGCCGAGGGCAAGAAGCCCGAGGTGAAGAGCATCCAGATCTCCGGTTAG
- the LOC120706080 gene encoding 17.9 kDa heat shock protein 2-like, producing the protein MSLERLLDTLAPGSWRNPFSIFGTAVAADTWLASDTSAFANTYIESRDTAGAYVFSAALPPGVRKEEVRVEVDEGNVLVITGERSVRREERGDRWHHIERSCATFLGRFHLPGDAAVDGVRAAMDAGVLTVTVPKVGAIAAAAAAAAASVEKPVGEPTVAVEAGPC; encoded by the coding sequence ATGTCGCTGGAAAGGCTGCTCGACACGCTGGCCCCGGGCTCGTGGAGGAACCCCTTCAGCATCTTCGGCACGGCGGTGGCCGCCGACACGTGGCTGGCGAGCGACACCTCGGCGTTCGCCAACACCTACATCGAGAGCCGGGACACGGCGGGCGCGTACGTGTTCAGCGCGGCGCTGCCGCCCGGCGTGAGGAAGGAGGAGGTGCGGGTGGAGGTGGACGAGGGCAACGTGCTGGTCATCACCGGGGAGCGCAGCGTCCGCCGGGAGGAGCGCGGCGACAGGTGGCACCACATCGAGCGCAGCTGCGCCACGTTCCTCGGCAGGTTCCACCTGCCCGGGGACGCCGCCGTGGACGGCGTCAGGGCCGCCATGGACGCCGGCGTGCTCACGGTCACCGTGCCCAAGGTCggggccatcgccgccgccgccgccgccgccgccgcctccgtcgagaAGCCGGTCGGGGAGCCGACGGTGGCCGTGGAGGCCGGCCCCTGCTGA
- the LOC120706077 gene encoding 16.9 kDa class I heat shock protein 1-like, with translation MSLVRRSSVFDPFSLDLWDPFDSMLRSVDPSPGSSDSDTAAFAAARIDWKETPEAHVFKADLPGVKKEEVKVEVEDGNVLVISGQRSKEKEDKNDKWHRVERSSGQFMRRFRLPENTKVDQVKAGLENGVLTVTVPKAEEKKPEVKAIEISG, from the coding sequence ATGTCGCTGGTGAGGCGCAGCAGCGTGTTCGACCCCTTCTCCCTCGACCTCTGGGACCCCTTCGACAGCATGCTCCGCTCCGTCGACCCGTCGCCCGGCTCCTCCGACTCCGACaccgccgccttcgccgccgcccgcatcgACTGGAAGGAGACGCCCGAGGCGCACGTGTTCAAAGCCGACCTCCCCGGCGTCAAGAAGGAGGAGGtcaaggtggaggtggaggacggCAACGTGCTGGTCATCAGCGGCCAGCGCagcaaggagaaggaggacaaGAACGACAAGTGGCACCGCGTGGAGCGCAGCAGCGGCCAGTTCATGAGGCGGTTCCGCCTCCCGGAGAACACCAAGGTCGACCAGGTGAAGGCTGGGTTGGAGAACGGCGTGCTCACCGTCACCGTGCCCAAGGCGGAGGAGAAGAAGCCTGAGGTCAAGGCTATCGAGATCTCTGGTTAA
- the LOC120706078 gene encoding 16.9 kDa class I heat shock protein 3-like: MSLVRRSNVFDPFADFWDPFDVFRSVVPAASNDRDTVAFAGARIDWKETPEAHVFKADLPGVKKEEVKVEVEDGNVLVISGERSREKEDKNDKWHRVERSSSKFLRRFRLPENAKTEEVKAGLENGVLTITVPKAEVKKPEVKAIEISG, encoded by the coding sequence ATGTCGCTGGTGAGGCGCAGCAACGTGTTCGACCCCTTCGCCGACTTCTGGGACCCCTTCGACGTCTTCCGCTCCGTGGTGCCCGCGGCATCGAACGACCGCGACACCGTCGCCTTCGCCGGCGCGCGCATCGACTGGAAGGAGACCCCCGAGGCGCACGTGTTCAAGGCTGACCTCCCCGGCGTCAAGAAGGAGGAGGtcaaggtggaggtggaggacggCAACGTCCTGGTGATCAGCGGCGAGCGCAGCAGGGAGAAGGAGGACAAGAATGACAAGTGGCACCGCGTcgagcgcagcagcagcaagttcCTCCGCCGGTTCCGCTTGCCGGAGAACGCCAAGACGGAGGAGGTGAAGGCCGGCTTGGAGAACGGCGTGCTCACGATCACCGTGCCCAAAGCAGAGGTCAAGAAGCCCGAGGTGAAGGCCATCGAGATCTCTGGCTGA